One region of Spiroplasma culicicola AES-1 genomic DNA includes:
- the potA gene encoding spermidine/putrescine ABC transporter ATP-binding protein: MKNNKNILEIRNLTKTYDGKVVLKGVSFNVHEGEFITLLGPSGCGKTTTLNIVGGREKQDIGDLLFEGKDLTPIPSNKRQINTIFQNYALFPHYDVYDNIAYGLRIKKMKEDLIEKEVMRYIKKFSLEGHETKRVHELSGGQKQRVAIARALVLKPRILLLDEPMSALDVQLRKRMQDELKDLQEEIGITFILVTHDQEEALTLSDRIVVMNEGLIQQIGTPEEIYNEPENRWVAQFIGVSNIINDGEMIKDLRLKFDGKEFDCTDKGFGENQTNIDIVIRPEDIKIGEPGKGYFDGIVENIIFKGVHYEITIKCENRTYIAHTTEFHDFDKNVSIKWAANDLHVMWKEIDE, translated from the coding sequence ATGAAAAATAATAAAAACATACTTGAGATTCGTAATTTAACAAAAACTTACGATGGTAAAGTTGTTTTAAAAGGTGTAAGTTTTAATGTTCATGAAGGTGAATTTATCACACTTCTTGGACCTTCTGGTTGTGGAAAAACCACAACATTAAATATTGTTGGTGGACGTGAAAAACAAGATATCGGAGATTTATTATTCGAAGGAAAAGATCTAACACCAATCCCAAGTAATAAACGTCAAATTAATACTATTTTCCAAAATTATGCACTATTTCCTCATTATGATGTTTATGATAACATTGCTTATGGATTAAGAATTAAAAAAATGAAAGAAGACTTAATTGAAAAAGAAGTAATGAGATACATTAAGAAGTTTTCACTTGAAGGGCATGAAACAAAAAGAGTTCATGAACTTAGTGGGGGTCAAAAACAACGTGTAGCAATTGCACGAGCACTTGTTTTAAAACCAAGAATACTTTTATTAGATGAACCAATGTCTGCATTAGACGTGCAATTGAGAAAAAGAATGCAAGATGAATTAAAAGATCTACAAGAAGAAATTGGTATTACATTTATTTTGGTAACTCACGATCAAGAAGAAGCTTTAACTTTAAGTGATCGTATTGTTGTTATGAATGAAGGATTAATCCAACAAATTGGAACTCCAGAAGAAATTTATAATGAACCTGAAAATAGATGAGTTGCTCAATTTATTGGAGTTTCAAACATCATTAATGATGGAGAAATGATTAAAGATTTACGCTTAAAATTTGATGGAAAAGAATTTGACTGTACAGATAAAGGATTTGGAGAAAACCAAACTAACATTGATATTGTTATTAGACCAGAAGATATTAAAATTGGTGAACCTGGAAAAGGATATTTTGATGGAATTGTTGAAAATATTATTTTCAAAGGAGTTCACTATGAAATCACAATTAAATGTGAAAATAGAACTTACATAGCTCATACAACTGAATTTCATGATTTTGACAAAAATGTTTCAATTAAATGAGCTGCAAATGATCTTCATGTAATGTGAAAGGAAATCGATGAATAA
- a CDS encoding Cof-type HAD-IIB family hydrolase, with the protein MNQKETKKIMLFSDLDGTALQSDHTFNQVTIDMVKDVYDKGHYFIPITARSTKDAIFQQAVNLNIDKHQGIAIANNGTHIYDFKTQTYIREAYIDNTMLENIFKTTYGKIGKYKVHYFSNDITYVYGDGENSRYWSDIMNIDYKVISSFEEIETPVNHLTIILADNATDEQRTEFLEEFAFVKTQLDITQYTNRVFELCTKGINKGEAVQYTLKHLGLDESNSDVYCFGDSVNDIPMFKMTQYPVAMNNAMEELKQLAKFHTSSNNEHGVANFINQNILREE; encoded by the coding sequence ATGAATCAAAAAGAAACAAAAAAGATTATGTTATTTTCAGATTTAGATGGAACAGCATTACAATCTGATCACACATTTAACCAGGTGACAATCGATATGGTAAAAGATGTTTATGATAAAGGACATTACTTTATACCAATTACGGCAAGAAGTACAAAAGATGCTATCTTTCAACAAGCTGTTAATTTAAATATTGATAAACACCAAGGAATTGCAATTGCCAACAATGGAACTCATATATATGATTTTAAAACACAAACATATATTAGAGAAGCCTATATTGACAATACAATGTTAGAAAATATTTTTAAAACCACTTATGGTAAAATTGGAAAGTACAAAGTTCACTACTTTTCAAATGACATTACTTATGTTTATGGTGATGGTGAAAACTCAAGATATTGAAGCGATATTATGAATATTGATTACAAAGTAATTTCTTCTTTTGAAGAAATAGAAACACCAGTTAATCATTTGACAATCATTTTAGCAGATAATGCAACAGATGAACAAAGAACTGAGTTTTTAGAAGAATTTGCTTTTGTAAAAACACAGTTAGATATTACACAATATACAAATCGTGTCTTTGAATTATGTACAAAAGGAATCAATAAAGGTGAAGCAGTTCAATACACTTTAAAACATCTTGGATTAGATGAATCAAATAGTGACGTTTATTGTTTCGGTGACAGTGTCAATGACATACCAATGTTTAAAATGACACAATACCCTGTTGCAATGAATAATGCAATGGAAGAATTAAAACAATTAGCAAAATTCCATACATCTTCAAATAATGAACATGGAGTTGCCAACTTTATTAATCAAAATATCTTAAGAGAGGAATAA
- the potB gene encoding spermidine/putrescine ABC transporter permease yields MNNNIENNEVVEIKDNFDIENELEAIEDIESIGSEEEFVYKTASFKEKIGNFKIVKSLKGKIWPVLLPFMVTMGFLVILPLVGIILFAIINPTGNSIKFELNLENFVRFFTSSSIMIVLGLSLLYAVIASIIAVTMAYPIALVMSQLKSKLMAKNVWVLLTLPIWISMILKILGLRSLFELLGGSALGTPFAVIVGMVYMFLPFAISPIYNALDNQDPSYYQAALDLKASKSKAFWHITFRQSLPGVFAGFTLVLVQAATSLLIVRYMGDGKINLITTIIENYFFKGTDFGFGATVAVVLALLLFLIMGITKLLSNKFEVRGSRKWKNSSNPAIS; encoded by the coding sequence ATGAATAATAATATTGAAAATAACGAAGTTGTTGAAATTAAAGATAACTTTGATATTGAAAATGAATTAGAAGCGATTGAAGACATTGAATCAATTGGAAGTGAAGAAGAGTTTGTATATAAAACAGCAAGTTTTAAAGAAAAAATTGGAAATTTTAAAATTGTCAAATCATTAAAAGGCAAAATTTGACCTGTTTTGTTACCATTTATGGTAACAATGGGTTTTTTAGTAATTCTTCCGTTAGTAGGAATTATTCTTTTTGCAATTATTAATCCAACAGGAAATAGTATTAAGTTTGAATTAAATCTAGAAAACTTTGTACGTTTCTTTACATCATCAAGCATTATGATAGTATTGGGATTATCACTATTATATGCAGTTATTGCAAGTATTATAGCTGTTACTATGGCATATCCAATTGCCTTAGTAATGTCTCAATTAAAAAGTAAATTAATGGCTAAAAATGTTTGAGTCTTATTAACTTTACCAATCTGAATAAGTATGATCTTAAAAATTTTAGGGTTAAGAAGCTTATTTGAATTATTAGGTGGCAGTGCATTGGGAACACCATTTGCAGTAATCGTGGGAATGGTTTACATGTTTTTACCATTTGCAATTTCACCAATTTATAATGCTTTAGATAATCAAGATCCTTCATATTATCAAGCTGCTTTAGATTTAAAAGCAAGTAAATCAAAAGCATTTTGACATATTACATTTAGACAGTCATTACCAGGAGTATTTGCTGGATTTACACTTGTTTTAGTACAAGCGGCAACTTCTTTATTGATTGTAAGATATATGGGAGATGGAAAAATTAACTTGATTACAACCATTATTGAAAATTACTTTTTCAAAGGAACAGACTTTGGTTTTGGAGCAACAGTTGCTGTTGTTTTAGCATTGTTATTATTCTTAATTATGGGAATTACAAAACTATTGTCAAATAAATTCGAAGTAAGGGGGTCAAGAAAATGAAAAAATTCTTCAAATCCAGCTATTTCGTAA
- the trxA gene encoding thioredoxin, producing the protein MAKILNTVDEFNTQISQGTTLVDFYADWCGPCKMLAPIFEQVSTENTNTAFVKVNTDELGEIANKYEVRSIPTIIKFENGQEVARHVGMMGKDQLVDFSK; encoded by the coding sequence ATGGCAAAAATTTTAAATACAGTTGATGAATTCAACACACAAATTTCACAAGGAACAACTTTAGTAGACTTTTATGCTGACTGATGTGGTCCATGTAAAATGCTAGCACCAATTTTTGAACAAGTTTCAACAGAAAATACAAATACAGCATTTGTAAAAGTAAATACTGATGAATTAGGTGAAATTGCAAATAAATACGAAGTGAGATCAATCCCAACAATTATCAAATTTGAAAATGGGCAAGAAGTTGCAAGACACGTTGGAATGATGGGAAAAGATCAACTAGTTGATTTTTCAAAATAA
- the potCD gene encoding spermidine/putrescine ABC transporter permease/substrate-binding protein, with translation MKKFFKSSYFVIIMLFIYVPIAVMIFFSFNKGSNLSEWQGFSLKWYEYFLGYSPFIKSIIVSLFVAMVSTIISLVIGVMAVVGLAKCKKRVANNWVRVANIPLVNADVITAVGLMLLFIFSGMRFGIVSLIAAHVSFNVPYVIVTVLPFMMRIDKNLLEASNDLGSTPTKTFFKVILPILTPCIITAAAICFAMSFDDFIISYFTGGDQTNVSTFIYTAKRMQPYINAFGTLLVAVIVFVILVWNIAQITIQRVALNKELIKKGDYKIKQRNALQNRIDYLQSCIDNEVKIRKSRNLLKWFKYWSLQLQIKRLNNKNNNAKISKLEWKKALLTDEIKAEKRVSTIHVKLVEKRTQIEQKIAKTTNDKKIKKLNIVISKLDKKIDKYQSELDWMAQRDEIAKDRAQDVQAQIDELRIQFEALDKSDIKNKTWYTKKIAKLIIKRDGFIEGKNNLKLRLTIEKLAEIKAKNERIANEKYLQLKEQEVKVMKKVSIVEAVDKKITILGLNKDQNLNFDQELSILTEQKQENLIAVKTKLLATIEAKKAKLDEIFGDIKRKQAKYFPDVLAEDYVPSRNRWLKRNWKQVSMGTLLLASFSLITTAYVLNNIYDLVIGNWGSYINPDVLSGFEKEYGVKINYQQYDSNESLYNKNYTFNYDIMVPSEYMVQKMAEENLLQEIMWECVTSIELNSEDTSREDKTCSLDLGQEQNDEVKNDESEDVPTNKMNESLQKSMEGIEIKTGSDIKNALDYSIPYFWGDVRIVFNVATGNKEMLQWLKDEEILEQDGNTNDGSEAWGYTVNEEKLSWDILWQASQRGYNLALNEDPKNVFMYAFEKLYGTVQPENTAQITEAAKEIKTLLSPKNVGIYGDQLIDKVATGNYDIAVMYNGDAIWALSEEYTPEDEEDEELIRAKRNEWTLNGVIGVPGKELENSSNKTESTNIWSDNLVINKTNRNLKLTYQFINYIYTHDNQILQVDETGMSSSRDSVINEILDSIDTEEPYFGSNLITSWYKPTENGQSFEFNEALDNYLVDEFNKIISTKN, from the coding sequence ATGAAAAAATTCTTCAAATCCAGCTATTTCGTAATTATCATGCTCTTTATTTATGTGCCCATTGCTGTTATGATTTTCTTTTCATTTAACAAGGGTTCAAATTTAAGCGAATGACAAGGATTTAGTTTAAAATGATATGAATATTTTTTAGGTTATTCACCATTTATTAAATCAATTATTGTATCTCTATTTGTTGCTATGGTTTCAACTATAATTTCTCTTGTAATTGGAGTAATGGCAGTTGTGGGATTGGCAAAATGCAAAAAAAGAGTAGCCAATAATTGAGTTAGAGTAGCCAATATTCCATTGGTAAATGCTGATGTGATTACAGCTGTAGGATTAATGTTATTATTTATTTTCTCAGGAATGAGATTTGGAATTGTTTCATTAATTGCAGCTCACGTTTCATTTAACGTGCCATATGTAATTGTGACAGTTCTACCATTTATGATGAGAATTGATAAAAACTTATTAGAAGCATCAAATGATTTAGGATCAACACCAACAAAAACTTTCTTTAAAGTTATTTTACCAATTTTGACTCCTTGTATTATTACAGCTGCTGCAATTTGTTTTGCAATGAGTTTTGATGATTTTATTATTTCTTATTTTACTGGTGGAGATCAAACTAACGTTTCAACTTTTATTTATACTGCAAAAAGAATGCAACCTTACATTAATGCATTTGGAACATTATTAGTAGCAGTTATTGTGTTTGTTATTTTAGTTTGAAATATAGCTCAAATTACAATTCAAAGAGTTGCTTTAAATAAAGAATTAATTAAAAAAGGTGATTACAAAATCAAACAAAGAAATGCATTACAAAATCGTATTGATTATTTACAATCATGTATTGATAATGAAGTCAAGATTAGAAAAAGTCGCAATCTTTTAAAATGGTTTAAATATTGGAGTTTACAACTTCAAATTAAACGCTTAAATAATAAGAACAATAATGCAAAAATTTCAAAATTAGAATGAAAAAAAGCATTACTAACTGATGAAATTAAAGCAGAAAAAAGAGTGTCAACAATTCATGTTAAATTAGTTGAAAAAAGAACACAAATTGAACAAAAAATAGCAAAAACAACAAATGATAAAAAAATTAAGAAATTAAATATTGTTATTTCTAAACTAGATAAAAAAATTGATAAATATCAATCAGAATTAGATTGAATGGCACAAAGAGATGAAATTGCCAAAGATAGAGCACAAGATGTTCAAGCTCAAATTGATGAATTAAGAATTCAATTTGAAGCACTTGACAAAAGTGATATTAAAAACAAAACTTGATATACTAAAAAAATTGCAAAATTAATCATTAAACGTGATGGATTTATCGAAGGTAAAAATAATTTAAAGTTAAGATTAACAATTGAAAAATTAGCAGAAATTAAAGCAAAAAATGAACGAATTGCTAATGAAAAATATTTACAATTAAAAGAACAAGAAGTTAAAGTTATGAAAAAAGTGTCAATTGTTGAAGCAGTTGATAAAAAAATAACTATTTTAGGACTAAATAAAGATCAAAATTTAAACTTTGATCAAGAATTAAGCATTTTAACAGAACAAAAACAAGAAAATTTAATAGCTGTTAAAACTAAATTACTAGCAACAATTGAAGCTAAAAAAGCAAAATTAGATGAAATCTTTGGCGATATTAAAAGAAAACAAGCTAAATATTTTCCTGATGTATTAGCAGAAGATTATGTTCCTTCAAGAAATAGATGATTAAAAAGAAACTGAAAACAAGTTTCTATGGGAACACTTTTATTAGCATCTTTCTCATTAATTACTACAGCCTATGTATTAAATAATATTTATGATTTAGTAATTGGAAATTGAGGAAGTTACATTAATCCAGATGTATTAAGTGGATTTGAAAAAGAATATGGTGTTAAAATTAACTACCAGCAATATGATTCAAATGAAAGTTTATATAATAAAAACTATACATTTAATTATGACATAATGGTGCCAAGTGAATATATGGTTCAAAAAATGGCAGAAGAAAACTTATTACAAGAAATTATGTGAGAATGTGTAACTTCAATTGAATTGAATTCAGAAGATACTTCAAGAGAAGATAAAACTTGTAGTCTAGATTTAGGACAAGAACAAAACGATGAAGTAAAGAATGATGAATCAGAAGATGTTCCTACAAATAAAATGAATGAATCTCTTCAAAAATCAATGGAAGGAATTGAAATTAAAACTGGTTCAGATATTAAAAATGCATTAGATTACTCAATTCCTTATTTTTGAGGAGATGTAAGAATTGTATTTAATGTGGCAACTGGAAATAAAGAAATGCTTCAATGATTAAAAGATGAAGAAATTCTTGAACAAGATGGAAATACAAATGATGGTAGTGAAGCTTGAGGATATACTGTCAATGAAGAAAAACTTTCATGAGATATTTTATGACAAGCTTCACAAAGAGGATATAATTTAGCATTAAATGAAGATCCAAAAAATGTTTTTATGTACGCTTTTGAAAAATTATATGGAACAGTTCAACCAGAAAATACTGCTCAAATTACTGAAGCTGCTAAAGAAATTAAAACTCTTTTAAGTCCTAAAAATGTAGGAATCTATGGAGATCAATTAATTGATAAAGTTGCAACTGGAAATTATGATATTGCTGTTATGTATAACGGAGATGCAATTTGAGCATTATCAGAAGAATATACACCAGAAGATGAAGAAGACGAAGAATTAATAAGAGCAAAAAGAAATGAATGAACTTTAAATGGTGTAATTGGTGTACCAGGAAAAGAACTTGAAAATTCTTCGAATAAGACAGAATCTACAAATATTTGAAGTGATAATCTTGTTATTAATAAAACTAATCGTAATTTAAAATTAACTTATCAATTTATTAACTATATTTATACACATGATAATCAGATTCTTCAAGTTGATGAAACTGGAATGTCTTCAAGTAGAGACAGTGTAATTAATGAAATTTTAGATTCAATTGATACTGAAGAACCATATTTTGGGTCAAATTTAATAACTAGTTGATATAAACCAACAGAAAATGGTCAGTCATTTGAATTTAATGAAGCTTTAGACAACTATCTAGTTGATGAATTTAACAAAATTATTTCTACAAAAAATTAA
- a CDS encoding Cof-type HAD-IIB family hydrolase produces MIKLIALDIDGTLLGSRKKVTKQNIQAIKAAREQDIKICIATGRSASRVEPIAREIGIIDNNEYIICLNGGGIYQYDKDKKLQKIKETLFSIDDVKYIYDNAVENKINCFSYNEDPKSTYVIKNRGAFIWFMKKISGRKAFVYDNQKTDQKAYKVIAYGKKKNILAAKPKFAAKNYEMFSWSYVSNKTMNIEISPVGVDKLYALQEVSKIYNIKQEEVMYFGDGDNDKRAIEWAGVGVAMKNAASHIKEAASHTTGHHKKSGVAQKINEIILNK; encoded by the coding sequence ATGATTAAATTAATTGCATTAGACATTGATGGTACATTATTGGGAAGCCGTAAAAAGGTTACAAAACAAAATATTCAAGCAATTAAAGCAGCAAGAGAACAAGACATTAAAATCTGTATTGCAACAGGTAGAAGTGCTTCTCGAGTTGAGCCAATTGCTAGAGAAATTGGTATTATTGATAACAATGAATACATTATTTGCTTAAATGGTGGGGGAATTTATCAATACGATAAAGATAAAAAACTTCAAAAAATTAAAGAAACATTATTTTCTATTGATGATGTCAAATATATTTATGATAACGCTGTTGAAAATAAGATTAACTGTTTTTCATACAATGAAGATCCAAAATCAACATATGTTATTAAAAATAGAGGTGCTTTTATTTGATTTATGAAAAAAATATCAGGTAGAAAAGCATTTGTTTATGATAATCAAAAAACAGATCAAAAAGCGTACAAAGTTATTGCTTATGGTAAGAAAAAAAATATCTTAGCAGCAAAACCAAAATTTGCTGCTAAGAATTATGAAATGTTTTCTTGAAGTTATGTATCAAATAAAACAATGAATATTGAAATCAGTCCAGTTGGTGTTGATAAATTATATGCTTTACAAGAAGTTTCAAAAATTTATAATATCAAACAAGAAGAAGTAATGTACTTTGGTGATGGAGATAATGATAAAAGAGCAATTGAATGAGCAGGAGTTGGTGTTGCTATGAAAAATGCAGCAAGTCATATTAAAGAAGCTGCTTCTCATACGACAGGACATCATAAAAAATCTGGTGTTGCTCAAAAGATTAATGAAATTATTTTAAATAAGTAA